A genomic window from Paenibacillus sp. FSL K6-0276 includes:
- a CDS encoding class I SAM-dependent methyltransferase: MIPENNSKQNIDRFLGFQEDYDRYRPAAPAMIIKLLTDYLGTTPSLVADIGCGTGLSTFLWKDVADNVIGIEPNPDMLGKAIDKLSRIEDPQSITFVQGFSNQLPLAADSVDIVTCSQSFHWMDPESTLREVSRVLRTGGVFAAYDCDWPLPLQQKVEERYNQLITKSEELLASLLPDAERAHKWDKEGHLSRIQASGAFSFAKEIVFHNLEACDARRYVGLALSQGGVRTVLKQDATLLNQDIADFSAAVEDHFQGRTLEVLISYRMRIGIK, encoded by the coding sequence ATGATACCTGAAAACAATAGCAAGCAAAACATCGATCGATTTCTCGGCTTTCAAGAGGACTATGACCGCTACCGTCCCGCAGCTCCTGCCATGATCATCAAGCTGCTAACCGATTACTTGGGCACCACACCTTCACTCGTCGCAGATATAGGCTGCGGTACGGGTTTGTCTACTTTTCTGTGGAAAGATGTCGCCGACAACGTTATCGGCATTGAACCGAATCCAGATATGCTGGGAAAAGCAATCGATAAATTAAGCCGAATAGAAGATCCGCAATCTATCACTTTTGTACAAGGCTTTTCTAACCAGCTTCCACTTGCAGCAGACAGCGTAGACATTGTGACCTGCTCTCAGTCATTCCACTGGATGGATCCTGAAAGTACACTTCGAGAAGTCTCTCGGGTCTTACGAACAGGTGGCGTCTTCGCTGCCTACGATTGCGACTGGCCTCTCCCCCTTCAACAGAAGGTAGAAGAACGTTACAACCAACTGATCACCAAATCAGAGGAACTGCTCGCCTCGCTCTTACCTGATGCTGAGAGAGCACATAAATGGGACAAAGAAGGGCATTTGTCACGGATTCAGGCTAGTGGAGCGTTCTCTTTTGCTAAAGAGATCGTATTTCATAATCTTGAGGCCTGCGATGCACGGCGCTATGTAGGACTTGCTCTAAGCCAAGGCGGAGTACGAACCGTGCTGAAGCAGGACGCTACCTTGCTCAATCAGGACATTGCAGATTTCAGTGCCGCCGTTGAAGACCATTTTCAAGGACGCACTTTAGAGGTTCTGATCAGCTACCGAATGAGAATAGGCATCAAATAA
- a CDS encoding alpha/beta hydrolase: MTQTEVIKTGNGKKKHKVRNLLLKIFGAIVIAIVLFLAVVYTFNVISSKSDQGKIHHYGQLVPVDGKNMNVLIQGTGEETIVLLPGFGTGAPALDFKPLIDELSPYYKVVAVEPFGYGLSDETKKERTTENIVSEIHEAVQGLNIDQYILMGHSIAGIYGLEYAKKYPNEVSAFVGIDSSVPEQGGMDVKFPIKKLKLLKDSGILRLGLQLSGDPYDGLPFDDETKKQMKLISLKNMNNSTTLNEMEHIYPNFVAARGLKFDKNLPLIFFIQANNEGVKDWIPLHEEQVKDSVHGKVMTFEGGHYLHHSRSKEIVENLRAFMGEIK; encoded by the coding sequence GTGACACAAACAGAGGTAATAAAAACGGGGAATGGAAAGAAGAAACATAAAGTACGTAACTTGTTACTAAAAATATTTGGAGCAATCGTTATTGCGATCGTACTTTTTCTAGCCGTTGTTTATACATTTAATGTGATCAGCAGCAAATCCGATCAGGGAAAAATACATCATTATGGTCAACTAGTCCCTGTAGACGGAAAAAATATGAATGTGTTGATTCAAGGAACAGGGGAAGAGACGATCGTGCTCTTACCGGGCTTTGGAACAGGTGCGCCAGCACTTGATTTTAAACCGCTGATCGATGAATTATCACCCTATTACAAAGTGGTTGCGGTTGAGCCGTTTGGGTATGGACTCAGTGATGAAACAAAAAAAGAACGAACCACAGAGAACATCGTAAGCGAAATACATGAAGCTGTACAGGGTCTTAACATTGACCAATACATTCTAATGGGTCACTCGATTGCAGGTATTTACGGATTGGAATATGCGAAGAAATATCCAAACGAAGTGAGTGCATTTGTGGGGATTGATAGTAGTGTTCCGGAGCAAGGCGGTATGGATGTTAAATTCCCAATAAAAAAATTAAAGCTGCTCAAAGATTCAGGTATCCTTAGATTGGGATTGCAATTAAGTGGTGACCCTTATGATGGACTGCCATTTGATGATGAAACCAAAAAACAAATGAAATTGATATCGCTCAAAAATATGAATAATTCCACTACCTTAAATGAAATGGAACATATATATCCTAACTTTGTCGCAGCCAGAGGATTAAAATTCGACAAGAATCTTCCCCTAATATTCTTTATACAAGCGAATAATGAAGGTGTGAAAGATTGGATCCCTCTGCATGAAGAGCAAGTCAAAGACTCTGTGCATGGAAAAGTGATGACATTCGAGGGCGGACATTATTTACATCATTCAAGGTCCAAGGAAATCGTTGAGAACCTAAGAGCATTTATGGGAGAAATTAAATAA
- a CDS encoding HAMP domain-containing sensor histidine kinase: MIKSLYTRVVLTFLVSVIGGTLISLFVTTWVFQDKLNENLRIPLLRFGQDIARIYETLPLREADALVSGMKQLDSYHIRIYDEDGQFQSYGVLNGESPTTVTRELLKKVLDGEAVQVKPNMVSSNLLGLPLKTEMGTKAMFVEPLEPPTMSSTRNLLFNFLAYSLITGSVLILVASMFLVRPIKRLTKATRRIATGDFNVELNIKQTGELGTLANSFEEMMHDLQQLEQMRREFVTNVSHEVQSPLTSISGYAIALKKVALTEDERNRYLDIIIAEAERMSKMSDSLLKLSLLESQSQQLRLITFSLDEQIRRVIVAIQPQWSARNISFELDLKPVIVWADHDLLSQVWTNLLGNSIKFSKDDSVINVSIKQEMNHVIVRISDTGIGISSEDQERIFERFFKADRSHSRKYGGSGMGLAIVKQIVSLHQGVIRVESEPGSGTTVIVTLPITTPTA; the protein is encoded by the coding sequence ATGATCAAATCCTTATATACACGTGTTGTCCTGACTTTTCTGGTCTCCGTGATCGGAGGCACATTGATTTCTCTATTTGTGACAACCTGGGTATTCCAAGATAAATTAAACGAAAATCTGCGAATTCCCTTACTCCGCTTTGGACAGGACATTGCCCGGATATACGAAACCTTACCGTTACGTGAAGCAGATGCTCTTGTAAGTGGAATGAAGCAGCTTGATTCCTATCATATTCGAATTTACGATGAGGATGGTCAGTTCCAGTCTTACGGGGTGCTTAATGGAGAGAGCCCTACGACCGTGACTAGGGAGCTGCTAAAGAAAGTATTGGATGGGGAAGCTGTTCAAGTTAAACCGAATATGGTTTCTTCCAACCTATTAGGGCTACCTTTGAAAACCGAGATGGGAACGAAGGCGATGTTTGTGGAGCCACTTGAGCCTCCTACTATGTCATCTACGAGGAATCTGCTTTTTAATTTTTTGGCGTATTCGTTAATAACGGGAAGCGTGTTGATACTGGTCGCTTCCATGTTTCTAGTGAGACCGATCAAAAGGCTGACAAAGGCAACTAGGCGAATAGCAACTGGGGATTTCAACGTCGAACTGAATATTAAGCAGACGGGTGAGCTAGGTACCTTGGCTAACAGCTTTGAAGAAATGATGCATGATCTGCAGCAGCTTGAACAAATGCGCAGGGAGTTCGTAACGAATGTGTCGCATGAGGTTCAGTCTCCACTCACCTCCATATCTGGTTATGCTATTGCGCTCAAGAAAGTAGCCCTCACAGAGGATGAACGGAATCGTTATCTCGACATTATTATTGCTGAAGCGGAGAGAATGTCCAAGATGAGCGATAGTCTGTTAAAGCTGAGCCTGCTTGAATCGCAATCCCAACAACTGCGGCTTATCACGTTCAGTCTTGATGAACAAATCAGACGAGTAATCGTGGCGATACAGCCACAATGGTCGGCACGCAACATCAGTTTTGAGCTTGATTTGAAACCGGTAATCGTATGGGCTGACCATGACCTGTTAAGTCAGGTGTGGACGAATCTCCTTGGAAACAGCATCAAGTTCTCCAAGGATGACAGTGTGATTAACGTCAGTATCAAACAAGAGATGAACCACGTGATCGTCCGAATATCCGACACTGGGATTGGCATTTCTTCCGAGGACCAAGAGCGTATATTCGAACGATTCTTTAAGGCCGATCGTTCCCATAGTCGGAAGTATGGCGGTAGCGGTATGGGACTGGCAATCGTCAAACAGATCGTCTCGCTTCATCAAGGTGTCATTCGGGTGGAAAGCGAACCTGGAAGCGGAACGACTGTTATCGTTACCTTACCTATCACAACGCCGACAGCGTAA
- a CDS encoding response regulator transcription factor — protein MPTILVADDDANIRELVCLFLRNDGFDTVEAADGKEALAVYASKHVDLVVLDIMMPIMDGWTLCKELRRANPDLPLLMLTARGETWEKVKGFELGTDDYLTKPFDPLELTVRVRSLLKRYKIGSTQTIQFGNVILDRQTYKVMRGTESLTLPLKEFELLYKLAGTPGQVYTREQLIDQIWGIDYAGDDRTIDVHIKRLRERFATTPDFRIETVRGLGYRLEVYE, from the coding sequence ATGCCTACTATACTGGTTGCTGATGACGACGCGAACATTCGCGAACTCGTCTGTTTATTTCTGCGTAACGACGGATTCGACACAGTCGAAGCTGCGGACGGCAAGGAAGCGCTAGCCGTTTATGCCTCAAAGCATGTTGATCTTGTTGTACTAGATATTATGATGCCGATAATGGATGGTTGGACGTTATGCAAGGAGCTCCGAAGAGCCAATCCTGATCTTCCCTTACTTATGCTAACTGCGAGAGGTGAAACATGGGAGAAGGTGAAGGGATTCGAACTGGGGACAGACGATTATTTGACGAAGCCATTCGATCCACTGGAGTTGACGGTTCGTGTTAGATCATTACTGAAGCGATACAAGATTGGCTCCACGCAGACGATCCAGTTCGGCAACGTCATCCTTGATCGGCAGACCTATAAGGTGATGAGAGGGACAGAGTCGCTCACGTTGCCACTCAAGGAGTTCGAATTGCTGTATAAGCTCGCTGGAACACCCGGACAAGTCTATACGCGCGAGCAGTTAATCGATCAGATTTGGGGGATTGATTACGCTGGAGATGATCGAACGATAGACGTACATATTAAACGGCTACGCGAACGGTTTGCAACTACACCTGATTTTCGAATCGAGACGGTGCGGGGGCTTGGCTATCGGCTTGAGGTGTACGAATGA
- a CDS encoding ABC transporter substrate-binding protein, with protein MKQLVNAFLAIIITAFALMYLGSWMNSREGYSGGNTLTIYNWGDYVDPDLLKEFEKETGLTVIYQTFDSNEAMLTKVEQGGTTFDVVIPSDYAIAKMKEENLLIPLDHSKIPNLTNIDPRFMDLSFDPGNKYSVPYFWGTVGIIFNPEMTKGIDFTSWDSLWDSRLKNNIFLVDGAREVMGMALNSLHYSVNDRDETHLQEALTKLNKLSPNVKAIVGDEIKMLLANEEAAVGIVWSGDASEIMDENDKLDYVVPEEGSNKWFDNMVIPRTAGNVDGAHKFINFMLRPDVAAKNAEYVGYSTPNIPALELLPKETSEDTRFYPPAEITDRLEVYDNLGKRMLAHYNELFLKFKMNKK; from the coding sequence ATGAAACAGCTGGTAAATGCTTTTTTGGCGATTATTATCACGGCATTTGCTCTAATGTACTTAGGCTCCTGGATGAACTCAAGAGAGGGCTATTCCGGTGGAAATACGCTGACCATCTATAACTGGGGAGATTATGTCGATCCTGATTTGCTGAAGGAATTTGAAAAGGAGACCGGATTAACGGTCATTTACCAAACCTTTGACTCTAATGAAGCCATGCTAACTAAAGTTGAGCAGGGTGGAACTACTTTTGATGTCGTAATTCCTTCCGATTATGCCATTGCTAAGATGAAAGAAGAAAATCTGCTCATACCGCTGGATCATAGCAAAATTCCGAATCTAACGAATATTGATCCACGATTTATGGACCTTTCGTTCGATCCTGGCAACAAGTACTCCGTACCTTATTTCTGGGGAACGGTCGGGATTATCTTCAATCCGGAAATGACCAAAGGGATAGATTTCACCAGCTGGGATTCCCTCTGGGACAGCAGACTGAAGAACAACATCTTCTTGGTGGATGGAGCCCGTGAAGTGATGGGCATGGCCTTGAACAGCCTGCACTATTCCGTTAATGACCGTGATGAAACTCATCTGCAAGAAGCGCTGACCAAGCTGAATAAGCTGTCTCCTAACGTAAAAGCGATTGTCGGAGATGAGATCAAGATGCTGCTTGCCAATGAAGAGGCTGCGGTCGGGATTGTGTGGTCTGGTGATGCTTCTGAGATCATGGACGAGAATGATAAACTTGATTATGTAGTGCCGGAGGAAGGCTCGAACAAGTGGTTTGATAATATGGTCATTCCACGGACTGCGGGTAATGTGGATGGAGCACATAAGTTCATTAACTTCATGCTTCGCCCAGATGTAGCAGCAAAGAATGCAGAATATGTAGGTTATTCCACGCCTAACATTCCTGCGCTGGAGCTGCTTCCAAAGGAAACTTCCGAGGATACCCGGTTCTACCCGCCTGCTGAGATTACCGATCGGCTTGAGGTGTACGATAACCTTGGGAAACGGATGCTTGCTCATTACAATGAGCTTTTCCTGAAGTTTAAGATGAATAAGAAGTAA
- a CDS encoding ABC transporter permease, translating to MRNKNGFSNLYLVLVFAVLYAPIFYLMYYSFNSGGTMHKFEGFTLDYYREVLQDTRLIIIMINTLVIALLSSAIATLIAIIGALAIKSVQNRRAKNTLLSLNNVLIVSPDVIIGASFLILFTIAGIKLGFVSVLLSHVAFSVPIAVLMILPHLQDMSPSLTDAARDLGASRKDVLTKVILPIIKPGIFSGFFMALTYSLDDFAVTFFVTGNGYSTLSVEIYSRARQGVSLSINALSTLIFLFTILLVVGYYFLTLKKNRHNTAEAVAEPVAEAGVPR from the coding sequence ATGAGAAATAAAAACGGGTTCTCCAATCTGTACCTAGTGCTAGTGTTCGCTGTTCTGTATGCGCCAATCTTTTATTTAATGTACTATTCGTTCAACAGTGGGGGAACGATGCATAAGTTCGAAGGCTTTACGCTGGATTACTACCGTGAGGTCCTTCAGGATACACGTCTGATTATTATCATGATCAACACGCTTGTGATCGCGCTTTTGTCCTCGGCTATCGCCACTCTTATCGCTATTATTGGTGCACTGGCCATTAAAAGTGTGCAGAACCGCCGTGCTAAAAATACCTTGCTATCGCTGAACAACGTGCTAATCGTCAGTCCGGATGTCATTATCGGTGCATCGTTCTTGATCTTGTTCACCATTGCTGGCATTAAGCTTGGCTTCGTATCTGTCTTGCTCTCCCATGTCGCGTTCAGTGTACCGATTGCCGTGTTGATGATTCTGCCGCATTTACAGGATATGAGTCCTTCACTGACGGATGCAGCACGTGACCTCGGGGCGAGCCGCAAGGATGTTCTGACTAAGGTTATTCTGCCGATTATCAAACCGGGGATCTTCAGTGGGTTCTTCATGGCACTTACGTATTCACTGGATGACTTTGCAGTTACGTTCTTCGTAACAGGTAACGGTTATTCGACGCTATCAGTTGAGATTTATTCCAGAGCTCGGCAAGGGGTGTCGCTATCTATTAATGCGCTGTCGACACTGATCTTCTTGTTCACTATACTGCTCGTTGTCGGTTATTACTTCCTGACCCTTAAGAAGAACCGTCACAATACCGCGGAAGCCGTGGCGGAACCTGTAGCGGAAGCGGGGGTGCCTAGATGA
- a CDS encoding ABC transporter permease: MKNKGRPYYLIPYYLWIALFVIAPVLLVIYYSLFDLDGHLTLDNYVNFFTPVYLKMTLTSFWYAFLITAFSLLVAYPAAYLLTRTKHKQLWLLLIILPTWINLLLKTYAFIGIFGTFGPINNFFDLLGIGEQQILFTGFSFVFVSVYIFIPFMILPIYSALEDLNLSLLDAARDLGASGWTTFRRVIFPLTISGVRSGCMAVFIPALSLFMITRLIAGNRVITLGTAIEQHFLVTQDWGMGSTVAVFLIAIMALFMVITGGSRRGVRNEK; this comes from the coding sequence ATGAAGAATAAGGGCAGACCGTATTATCTCATCCCTTATTACCTGTGGATCGCCTTGTTTGTCATCGCACCGGTGCTACTTGTCATCTATTATTCTCTATTTGATCTGGATGGGCATCTTACGCTAGATAACTACGTGAACTTCTTTACACCTGTGTATTTAAAAATGACGCTGACCTCATTCTGGTACGCGTTTCTGATTACAGCGTTCTCTTTACTGGTCGCCTATCCGGCGGCTTATCTGTTGACGAGAACGAAACATAAGCAGTTATGGTTATTGCTGATTATTTTACCGACATGGATTAATTTGCTGCTGAAAACTTACGCTTTTATAGGCATATTCGGTACGTTCGGACCGATCAACAATTTCTTTGATCTGCTTGGAATCGGAGAACAGCAAATTTTATTTACGGGCTTCAGCTTTGTATTTGTATCTGTATATATCTTTATCCCATTCATGATTTTACCGATCTACAGCGCTTTGGAGGATCTCAATTTATCCTTGCTGGATGCGGCACGTGATTTGGGTGCTTCGGGCTGGACAACGTTCCGGCGCGTTATTTTTCCATTGACCATTTCGGGCGTACGTTCAGGCTGTATGGCAGTATTCATACCAGCATTGTCCCTGTTTATGATTACACGTCTGATTGCGGGCAACAGGGTCATTACGCTCGGTACTGCGATTGAGCAGCATTTTCTGGTCACACAGGACTGGGGCATGGGCTCTACGGTTGCAGTATTTCTGATTGCTATTATGGCGCTGTTCATGGTTATTACCGGTGGATCGCGGAGAGGGGTGCGGAATGAGAAATAA
- a CDS encoding ABC transporter ATP-binding protein, with the protein MQEGTIISFEEVTKQYDDEDPVLKGVSFEIERGKFYTLLGPSGCGKTTILRLIAGFAEPTGGSIYLNGKVINHIPANERQVNTVFQDYALFPHLNVFENVAFGLRIKKLKKDVITKKVQEALSFVNLVGYEQRAINEMSGGQRQRVAIARAIVNEPQVLLLDEPLSALDLKLRTEMQYILREMQQRLGITFIFVTHDQEEALAMSDWIFVMNKGKIEQSGTPNDIYDEPINRFVADFIGESNIVPGVMIEDYLVEFNGRRFECFDAGLKPNEAVEIVIRPEDLEISTLEQGKLRVRVDSQLFRGVHYEISCYDESGHEWLVHSTRKATVGSEIGLYFDPEAIHVMRFGETEEEFDKRLEAYGEVESHEE; encoded by the coding sequence ATTCAGGAAGGCACCATTATTTCATTTGAAGAGGTTACCAAGCAATATGACGACGAAGATCCGGTGTTAAAAGGAGTCAGCTTTGAGATAGAGCGCGGCAAATTCTATACACTACTTGGTCCATCAGGCTGTGGTAAAACGACTATTCTTCGATTGATCGCTGGGTTCGCAGAGCCAACGGGCGGTTCTATCTATCTAAATGGTAAAGTGATTAACCATATTCCAGCCAATGAGCGGCAGGTCAATACGGTATTTCAGGATTACGCATTGTTTCCACACCTGAACGTATTCGAGAATGTGGCTTTCGGACTGCGCATTAAGAAGCTTAAGAAAGACGTCATCACGAAGAAGGTACAGGAAGCGCTAAGTTTCGTTAATCTTGTGGGCTACGAGCAACGTGCCATAAACGAAATGTCTGGTGGTCAACGGCAGCGTGTGGCTATTGCTCGTGCGATTGTGAATGAGCCGCAAGTTCTTTTGCTGGACGAGCCTCTATCTGCGCTCGATCTGAAGCTGCGTACAGAGATGCAGTACATACTGCGTGAAATGCAGCAACGGCTAGGCATTACCTTTATTTTTGTTACACATGACCAGGAAGAGGCACTCGCGATGTCCGACTGGATTTTTGTCATGAACAAAGGGAAAATCGAACAAAGCGGTACGCCTAACGATATCTATGATGAGCCGATTAACCGTTTCGTGGCTGATTTTATTGGCGAGTCCAACATTGTACCGGGTGTTATGATTGAAGACTATCTGGTGGAGTTTAACGGTCGGCGCTTTGAATGTTTCGATGCTGGGCTTAAACCAAACGAAGCCGTAGAGATAGTTATTCGTCCCGAGGATTTGGAAATTTCAACACTGGAGCAGGGTAAACTACGTGTGCGAGTGGATTCCCAGTTGTTCCGGGGCGTCCACTATGAAATCAGCTGTTATGATGAATCCGGACATGAATGGCTTGTGCATTCTACACGTAAGGCGACTGTAGGCAGTGAAATCGGCCTTTATTTTGATCCGGAAGCGATTCATGTTATGCGTTTCGGTGAAACGGAGGAAGAGTTCGACAAACGTCTGGAAGCTTACGGCGAGGTGGAGAGTCATGAAGAATAA
- a CDS encoding FUSC family protein — translation MIRITLAASLSWVAVHSIYGSQYLYFAPLAAILITQASVKASLEKGIYRLIGIILGGIVSLIVGQFFDVGGLSILLILLIGIGIATACKMNIQAVSQVGVTSVLALTFYQNDYVLWRIGETFIGVLIALAINMIIVPPNRFVKVKALAFEGSLLLADALKDLVGVRRDSPKDNLLEEAGKLLSNSSREQKEMFYTITHYQCRGELKGLIQATSHLKNIHSYVEEIADDIRLLPAHHASSEWMKEVLEATADCIAIYGTSTLSDTECERSLTDCIERARDLQLASFSELQGNCSLSSIRDLGAVFSHLNRVLEEVERAKSATYVVATRPSTAEAARALRFIKKGLSQKL, via the coding sequence ATGATACGAATTACACTGGCTGCTTCACTTTCATGGGTCGCCGTACACAGCATATATGGTAGCCAATATTTATACTTTGCACCCCTTGCGGCTATCCTCATCACCCAAGCCAGTGTTAAAGCATCGCTAGAAAAAGGAATCTACCGCCTGATCGGCATTATTCTTGGCGGGATCGTTAGCCTAATTGTTGGCCAGTTTTTTGATGTAGGAGGACTTTCTATCCTGCTCATTCTACTCATCGGGATTGGCATCGCTACTGCCTGTAAGATGAACATTCAAGCTGTCTCACAGGTGGGTGTTACTTCCGTTCTAGCTCTTACTTTTTACCAGAATGACTACGTGCTTTGGAGAATAGGGGAAACATTTATTGGTGTGCTGATCGCCCTGGCCATCAATATGATTATCGTGCCGCCGAACAGGTTCGTCAAGGTAAAAGCATTGGCATTCGAAGGAAGTCTTCTACTTGCGGATGCATTAAAAGATCTCGTAGGCGTAAGACGTGATTCTCCGAAAGACAATTTGCTGGAGGAAGCAGGTAAACTCCTGTCGAATAGCAGCCGAGAACAGAAAGAAATGTTCTATACCATCACACATTATCAGTGCCGTGGTGAACTGAAGGGGCTCATACAGGCTACCTCACATCTGAAGAACATTCATTCCTACGTCGAAGAAATCGCAGACGATATTCGTCTTCTGCCAGCGCATCATGCCTCTTCTGAATGGATGAAAGAAGTGCTGGAGGCAACCGCAGATTGCATCGCCATTTATGGAACCAGTACCTTATCAGACACCGAGTGCGAGCGTTCTCTTACGGATTGTATAGAGCGTGCTCGTGACCTGCAATTGGCCAGTTTCTCTGAACTGCAAGGAAATTGTTCGCTATCAAGCATTCGTGATCTTGGTGCGGTCTTCAGTCACTTAAACCGGGTGCTGGAGGAAGTAGAGCGTGCTAAATCTGCTACTTATGTGGTCGCAACTCGGCCCTCAACGGCTGAAGCCGCTCGCGCTTTACGATTTATTAAAAAGGGACTCTCCCAGAAGCTATAA
- a CDS encoding DMT family transporter, with translation MNQQKKSIILLIFLVIVWGINWPISKIALDYAPPLLFAGIRTVIGGFILILIALPKVKELRLKQFWPIYLTSAVLSIVFYYGFQTIGLQYVPAGLFSSIVFLQPVLLGIFSWLWLGENMYGLKMAGLLLGFLGVASLSIGGLNGSISIWGIVLALASALSWALGTVYMKRNAVRVDMLWMTAMQITIGGMILLISGSATEKWSDITWSGIFIANTLFIAIFVIALGWLIYFKLINEGEAGKVGSFTFLIPLISIGTSVVFLNEQITLNLVIGLLLIVSSIVLVNVRIGRAAKQSI, from the coding sequence ATGAATCAGCAGAAGAAAAGCATCATCCTTCTTATATTTTTGGTGATTGTATGGGGTATTAATTGGCCTATATCCAAAATCGCCTTAGACTACGCTCCGCCCTTATTATTTGCAGGTATCCGAACCGTCATAGGCGGATTCATTCTGATTCTAATTGCACTTCCAAAGGTGAAGGAGCTTCGCTTGAAGCAGTTCTGGCCGATCTATCTGACTTCGGCTGTATTAAGCATTGTGTTCTATTATGGATTTCAGACGATTGGCTTGCAGTATGTACCCGCAGGATTGTTCTCGTCCATTGTATTTCTGCAGCCAGTATTGTTAGGCATTTTTTCTTGGTTGTGGTTAGGAGAGAACATGTACGGGCTCAAAATGGCGGGTCTGTTGCTAGGGTTCCTCGGAGTAGCTTCCCTTAGTATCGGGGGACTTAATGGAAGTATCTCTATCTGGGGAATTGTGCTTGCCTTAGCTAGTGCGCTGAGCTGGGCGTTAGGAACGGTATATATGAAACGAAATGCTGTGCGTGTGGATATGTTATGGATGACGGCTATGCAAATAACGATCGGTGGAATGATTCTGCTTATCTCGGGATCTGCTACGGAGAAGTGGTCGGATATCACCTGGAGTGGAATCTTTATAGCAAATACACTATTTATCGCAATCTTTGTGATCGCGCTAGGATGGCTGATTTATTTCAAGCTGATTAACGAGGGAGAGGCAGGGAAAGTCGGTTCATTCACCTTTTTAATCCCGCTAATCTCAATAGGTACTAGCGTAGTCTTTTTAAATGAGCAGATTACTTTGAATCTTGTGATTGGTCTACTGCTTATTGTTAGTAGCATCGTTCTGGTGAATGTGAGGATAGGGCGTGCCGCGAAGCAGTCAATTTAG
- a CDS encoding LysR family transcriptional regulator yields MNNTQIRLFVKIAESGSFTKAGVELNMTQPAVSRAISSLETELDVKLLLRDRRNGLILTDIGKRILVIFREILMGFDKVNQEIYAERGLEKGSIRIGAFPVASAYFLPKIISSITGRYPNITISLQEGSIAEVREWLESKEIDVGLSLAPCEEFQTIPLYREKLYAVIRDDHPLRKRSVICVKELADEPMLICKAGYEPPVVDLFRRSNSHLNVKYVVNNYATALNMVQEGLAVGVMSELSLLSLPPNVVTRELQPDAYRDIHIAVSSLTDTSIAVKMFIETALDLFAQK; encoded by the coding sequence ATGAACAATACTCAAATTCGCTTATTCGTCAAAATCGCCGAGAGCGGTAGCTTCACCAAAGCTGGTGTGGAACTGAATATGACCCAACCAGCTGTCAGTCGAGCGATCTCGTCCCTTGAAACCGAATTAGATGTAAAGCTATTACTTCGGGATCGACGTAACGGCCTCATACTTACTGACATCGGTAAGCGTATCCTTGTTATTTTCCGTGAAATTCTAATGGGCTTTGATAAAGTCAATCAGGAGATTTACGCGGAGAGGGGACTTGAGAAAGGTAGCATTCGGATTGGGGCTTTTCCTGTGGCTTCTGCCTATTTTTTGCCGAAGATTATTAGTTCTATCACTGGACGATATCCGAATATCACGATCAGCCTGCAGGAGGGCTCTATCGCCGAAGTCAGAGAGTGGCTGGAATCCAAAGAAATTGATGTTGGCTTATCGCTCGCTCCCTGCGAGGAGTTTCAAACCATCCCATTATATAGAGAAAAGTTGTACGCCGTAATAAGAGATGACCATCCCTTGCGTAAGCGGTCAGTCATATGCGTAAAAGAATTAGCGGATGAGCCTATGCTGATCTGTAAAGCAGGATATGAACCACCGGTAGTGGATTTATTCCGCAGAAGTAACAGCCATCTGAATGTTAAATATGTGGTGAATAACTATGCAACAGCTCTTAATATGGTTCAGGAGGGGCTGGCTGTTGGTGTAATGTCAGAGTTGTCTTTGTTATCTTTACCTCCAAATGTAGTTACCCGCGAATTGCAGCCCGACGCCTACAGAGATATACATATCGCGGTCAGTTCGCTTACCGATACTTCAATTGCTGTAAAGATGTTCATTGAGACAGCTCTGGATCTTTTTGCTCAAAAGTAG